The window TCGCGCCGGCCGACATCCCCTTCGACAGCCCGATGGGCAAGGCAAGCGACGCCGTCGTCCAGCCGCTCGACATGGGCGAGGCCGTCATCGACATCACCGCCGTCTCCATGGGCAACCCCCATGCGGTGCATCTCGTGGCCGACGTTGACCACACGCCGGTGGAAATCCTCGGCCCGCTGATCGAGTCCCATCCCCGTTTCCCTCAGCGGACGAACGCCGGCTTCATGCAGGTCGTCGATCGCCACGCGATCCGGCTGCGCGTCTATGAACGCGGCGCCGGCGAAACGCTCGCCTGCGGCACGGGCGCCTGCGCCGCCGCCGTGGCCGGCATCCGGCGCGGCCTGCTGGATTCGCCGGTGCGGGTCATCACCCGGGGCGGCGAACTGACCATCGCCTGGGCCGGCATGGGCGCGCCGGTCCTGATGACCGGCCCCGCCGTTTCCGTTTTCGAAGGTGAAGTTGAAATCCCGGAGAACCCGCAATGAATCCAGACGAGATTGCCAGCTACCTGAAAAGCCACCCGGAGTTCTTCGATCGCCACGCCGATCTCCTGGCTCAGATCCACATCCCCAGCCCGCACGGCGGCCGTGCCATTTCCATCACCGAGCGCCAGATCGTCACCTTGCGCGACCGAAGCCGGCAGCTCGAGGCCAAGCTCGCCGAGCTGATCCGCTTCGGCGAGGAGAACGACGCCATCGCCGAGAAGGTGCACCGCCTCGGCGTCGCCCTCATGGGCGCCGAGGACCTGCAAAGCGCCATGCGCTTCCTCTACGCCCACCTGGGCGGCTCTTTCGCCGTGCCCCACGTGGCGGTGCGGCTGTGGGGCGTGGGGTCGGGCGACGCCGCCGAGTTCGATCCGGTGGCCGACGACATCAAGGCCTTGGCCGGCGGCATCCGCCATCCCTACTGCGGCGCCGCCGACGGCCAGGCCGCCGTCGAGTGGCTGGGCGACCATGGCGGCCATGTCCGCTCCGTGGCCCAGATTCCGCTGCGCGAGGGCGGGCAGCATGGCGGGGCCTGCTTCGGCCTGATGCTGCTGGCGAGCGAGGAGCCCCACCGCTTCTACCCGGACATGGGCACGCTCTACCTGGAACGCATCGGCGACATGGCGGCGGTCGCGCTGCTGCGCGTGGTCGGGTGAACACGGATTTCGAGGCATTTCTCGACGAGCTCGCCCACCAGCGGCGCGCGAGCCTCCACACCGTAGCCGCCTACCGGCGCGACTTGAAGACCCTGCAATCGCTCGCCGCCGATGCGTCGCCGCTGACCTTGCAGCCCCACCAGCTTCGGCGCTTCGCCATGCAGCTCCACGGAAAGGGGCTCGCGGCCCGGTCTCTGGCGCGGGCGCTCTCCAGCTGGCGCGCCTGGTACCGCTGGCTGGCCCGGCGCGGCGAGATCGCCCGCAATCCCTGCGACGGGCTGCGCGCGCCCAGGCGTGCATGGGCGCTGCCCAGGGCGCTGTCCGTCGACCAGACGCAGGCGCTGCTCGATGCCGCCGCGGCAAGCGTCCTCGATTTCCGCGACAAGGCCATGTTCGAGCTGTTCTATTCCTCCGGCCTGCGCCTGGCCGAACTGGCGAGCCTGGACTGCGGCGGCGGCCTCGACCTGGCGGAAGGCGTCGTGACCGTCACCGGCAAGCGCGACAAGACGCGCACGGTGCCCCTGGGCGCGAAGGCCGCCGAATCGATCCGGGCCTGGCTCGAACGGCGCCCGGGCCTCGCGGCGGCCGACGAGCCGGCGCTGTTCGTCGGCCGCCGCGGCAGCAGACTGGGCGTGCGCGCCATCGAGCGGCGCCTGGAATCGTGGGCGCAGCGGCAGGGCCTCGGCGTCCACGTGCATCCCCACATGCTGCGCCACTCCTTCGCTTCCCACGTCCTGCAATCCTCCGGCGATCTGCGCGCGGTGCAGGAGATGCTCGGCCATGCCAGCATCGGCAGCACGCAGATCTATACGCACCTGGATTTCCAGCACCTGGCGAAGGTATACGACGTCGCACACCCCAGGGCAAAGAAGGTCCCCATCCGGGAATGAGCGCCTAACTGATTCTCAAGCCCGACAGGGATCGCTCGGTGCTGCGCCGCCACCCGTGGATTTTCGAGGGGGCGGTGGCGCGGCTGGAGGGGCGCGCGCGGCCGGGCGACACGGTGGAGGTGGTGGCCAGCGGCGGCAGGCACTCCGGGCAGGTGCTGGCGAAGGCGGCCTGGAGCCCGGTTTCCTCGATCCGCGCCCGCGTGTGGAGCTTCGATCCGGGCGAGATCATCGACGATGCATTCTTCAAGCGCCGGGTGGCCGCCGCCGTGGCGCGCCGCGCCGTCCTGCCGGAGCTGGCTTCGCAGGAGGGGTTGCGCCTGATCCATGCCGAGTCCGACGGCCTGCCGGGGGTGATCGCCGACCGGTACGGCGACACGGTGGTGGTGCAGCTGACCTCCGCCGGCGCGGATAGGTGGCGCGAGGCCATCGCCGGCGCCCTGGAGAAGGCCACCGGTTGCGCGCGCATCTACGAGCGGTCGGACTCCGACGTGCGCGGACTCGAAGGCCTCCCGCCGCGCACCGGCTGGCTGCGGGGCGGGCCGTCCGAAGGCGGGATGGCCATCGCGGAGCACGGCGTGAGGATGGCCGTGGACTATGCCGCCGGCCACAAGACCGGCTTCTACCTGGACCAGCGCGACAACCGGCACTCCCTCGGGGAATTGTCGGCCGGCCGGCGGGTGCTCAACTGCTTCTGCTACACGGGCGGCTTTTCGCTCCAGGCGCTGGCCGGCGGCGCCCGCCACGTCCTTTCGATCGACAGCTCGCAGCCCGCGCTGGACCAGGCGGCGGCGAACCTGGCGCTGAACCCGCACCTGGATGCCTCGTGCGCGGAATGGCGCTGCGCCAACGTCTTCGACGAGCTGCGCCGGCTCAAGGCGGCGGGCGAACGCTTCGACCTCATCGTGCTCGACCCCCCCAAGTTCGCGCCTTCGGCGAGCCATGCGGAGCGGGCGGCGCGAGCCTACAAGGACATCAATCTCCACGGATTCAAACTGCTTGAGCCCGGCGGGTTGCTGATGACCTATTCTTGCTCCGGCGGCGTCGGGGTGGAGTTGTTCCAGAAGATCGTCGCCGGCGCGGCGCTGGATTCGGGCAGAACCGCGCGCATCGTCCGGCGCCTGCAAGGGGCGGCCGACCACCCCGTCGACCTGGCCTTTCCCGAGGGGGAATATCTGAAGGGCCTGCTGGTGCAGGTGGACTGACGCGTGACCTCTGGAACGGGCCGCCGCCGTGCCCCCGGATTCTTACGCCGCATTGCACCATCCGAGGGGATATACTTCGGGAACTGATTCAATTCAGTTTTTTCGTCCATCGTGGCCTTTTCCATTTTCAGCAAGAAACCCTCGTCGCCGGTGCATTCCCCCAAGGCTCCGGCGCCCGCCGGGCCGGTGGGCATGAAGCCGGCGCCTGTCCGTGCCCCGGTCACGCCGGTGATGAGGCCGGTGCCGACCCCGGCCGAGGACGATCTTGTTTCCCTTGATTTCACGATGCCGGACGCCCTCGATGCCGTTCATCCGAGGCACGTCATCCAGGTCGAGGAGGTCGCCCGGCAGATGCCGGGCGCCATCGAACAGGCGGCGATGCTGTATTCCGCCAACCAGGTGGACGAGGCATGCGCCGTGATCGAGGCGGCCTTGCGGGAGAAAGACTTGGGTGTGCATGGACAGCGTGCCTGGGGCATGCTGTTCGACCTCTACCAGATGGCGGGCCGACGCGATGCGTTCGAATCCCTGGCCCTCGACTTCGCCGCCCGCTTTGAAACCTCCCCTCCCACATGGACGGACGAAGGCCCGGAATCCAGGGACCCTTCCGCCATGACCGGCGGAAGGGCCTTCGTTTCCCTCTCCGGCATCCTGAACGCCAAGGCCCAAACTCCTCTCAGAAAGCTGCTGAAGGTCGCCGAACAGAATCCGGTTGTGCGTCTGGACCTGGCCAAGGTATCCGATGCCGATGAGGAGGGCTGCACCGAACTTCGCAATACCATCGCCGCCATCCGGAAGGCGAAGAGGGAGATCGTGATGGGCGGGGCGGAGCGCCTGGCGGACATCCTGGCCCGGAAAATCGTGCCCGGCGTCCGCGAGAACGAGCATGTCTGGCTGTTGCTGCTCGATCTCTACCAGCATCTGCTCCGGCAAGAGGCCTTCGAGGAAACGGCCGTGAACTATGCCGTCACGTTCGAGGTCTCGCCGCCCTCCTGGGATGCGCCCGGCGCCCGAAAGACATCCCCGCCGCCGGAGGCGCCCGCCAGGCCGGTCGAGGGCTGCGTTCTCCAGGGCGAGATCGTCGCGGCCGGCGCGGACGTTTTCGCCATGATGAGGGTGCAGGCCGAGAAGGGCGACGAGGTGATCGTGGATTGCCAGCGGCTTCAACGCATGGATTTTGTCAGTGCCGGCCAGTTGCTGAACGTTGTCGGCAATCTCCGCGCAGCGGGCAAGCGCGTGCGGCTGCGCGGCGCCAATCACCTGGTCGCCGCGCTCTGGGAAGTGATCGGCCTCGGCCGGATCGCCGTCATCGAACCGCGCAAGAACTGAGATCGCATATGGAGCAATATCACGGCACCACCATCCTTTCCGTGCGGCGCGGCGCCGCCGTGGCGCTGGGCGGCGATGGCCAGGTGACGCTGGGCAACATCGTCGTCAAGGCCGGCGCACGCAAAGTCCGACGCTTGTACAACGAAAAAATCCTGGCTGGCTTCGCCGGCGGCACCGCCGATGCCTTCACGCTGTTCGAGCGTTTCGAGGCCAAGCTGGAAAAACACCAGGGCAACCTCCTGCGTTCGGCCGTCGAGCTGGCCAAGGATTGGCGCACCGACCGCATGCTGCGCCGCCTGGAGGCCATGCTGGCGGTGGCCGACCGGGAAAATTCGCTGATCATCACCGGCAACGGCGACGTGCTGGAGCCGGAGTTGGGCATCGTCGCCATCGGCAGCGGCGGACCCTACGCACAGGCCGCCGCACGGGCGTTGCTGGAGAACACCGACCTCCATCCGGCCGAGATCGTGAAAAGGGCGCTGTCCATCGCCGGCGACCTGTGCATCTACACCAATCAGCAGCATGTCATCGAGTCCATCG is drawn from Candidatus Nitricoxidivorans perseverans and contains these coding sequences:
- the hslV gene encoding ATP-dependent protease subunit HslV; translated protein: MEQYHGTTILSVRRGAAVALGGDGQVTLGNIVVKAGARKVRRLYNEKILAGFAGGTADAFTLFERFEAKLEKHQGNLLRSAVELAKDWRTDRMLRRLEAMLAVADRENSLIITGNGDVLEPELGIVAIGSGGPYAQAAARALLENTDLHPAEIVKRALSIAGDLCIYTNQQHVIESIE
- the dapF gene encoding diaminopimelate epimerase, whose protein sequence is MKIRFTKMHGLGNDFVVLDAIHQPFVPTRQQARFLADRHFGIGCDQILVVEKPGRPDADFRYRIFNADGGEVEQCGNGARCFARFVTDKGLTDRREIPVETKSGLIVLRIEDDGQVTVDMGAPRFAPADIPFDSPMGKASDAVVQPLDMGEAVIDITAVSMGNPHAVHLVADVDHTPVEILGPLIESHPRFPQRTNAGFMQVVDRHAIRLRVYERGAGETLACGTGACAAAVAGIRRGLLDSPVRVITRGGELTIAWAGMGAPVLMTGPAVSVFEGEVEIPENPQ
- the xerC gene encoding tyrosine recombinase XerC; the protein is MNTDFEAFLDELAHQRRASLHTVAAYRRDLKTLQSLAADASPLTLQPHQLRRFAMQLHGKGLAARSLARALSSWRAWYRWLARRGEIARNPCDGLRAPRRAWALPRALSVDQTQALLDAAAASVLDFRDKAMFELFYSSGLRLAELASLDCGGGLDLAEGVVTVTGKRDKTRTVPLGAKAAESIRAWLERRPGLAAADEPALFVGRRGSRLGVRAIERRLESWAQRQGLGVHVHPHMLRHSFASHVLQSSGDLRAVQEMLGHASIGSTQIYTHLDFQHLAKVYDVAHPRAKKVPIRE
- a CDS encoding class I SAM-dependent methyltransferase, which translates into the protein MLKPDRDRSVLRRHPWIFEGAVARLEGRARPGDTVEVVASGGRHSGQVLAKAAWSPVSSIRARVWSFDPGEIIDDAFFKRRVAAAVARRAVLPELASQEGLRLIHAESDGLPGVIADRYGDTVVVQLTSAGADRWREAIAGALEKATGCARIYERSDSDVRGLEGLPPRTGWLRGGPSEGGMAIAEHGVRMAVDYAAGHKTGFYLDQRDNRHSLGELSAGRRVLNCFCYTGGFSLQALAGGARHVLSIDSSQPALDQAAANLALNPHLDASCAEWRCANVFDELRRLKAAGERFDLIVLDPPKFAPSASHAERAARAYKDINLHGFKLLEPGGLLMTYSCSGGVGVELFQKIVAGAALDSGRTARIVRRLQGAADHPVDLAFPEGEYLKGLLVQVD
- a CDS encoding STAS domain-containing protein — protein: MAFSIFSKKPSSPVHSPKAPAPAGPVGMKPAPVRAPVTPVMRPVPTPAEDDLVSLDFTMPDALDAVHPRHVIQVEEVARQMPGAIEQAAMLYSANQVDEACAVIEAALREKDLGVHGQRAWGMLFDLYQMAGRRDAFESLALDFAARFETSPPTWTDEGPESRDPSAMTGGRAFVSLSGILNAKAQTPLRKLLKVAEQNPVVRLDLAKVSDADEEGCTELRNTIAAIRKAKREIVMGGAERLADILARKIVPGVRENEHVWLLLLDLYQHLLRQEAFEETAVNYAVTFEVSPPSWDAPGARKTSPPPEAPARPVEGCVLQGEIVAAGADVFAMMRVQAEKGDEVIVDCQRLQRMDFVSAGQLLNVVGNLRAAGKRVRLRGANHLVAALWEVIGLGRIAVIEPRKN
- a CDS encoding DUF484 family protein, which codes for MNPDEIASYLKSHPEFFDRHADLLAQIHIPSPHGGRAISITERQIVTLRDRSRQLEAKLAELIRFGEENDAIAEKVHRLGVALMGAEDLQSAMRFLYAHLGGSFAVPHVAVRLWGVGSGDAAEFDPVADDIKALAGGIRHPYCGAADGQAAVEWLGDHGGHVRSVAQIPLREGGQHGGACFGLMLLASEEPHRFYPDMGTLYLERIGDMAAVALLRVVG